A single Phoenix dactylifera cultivar Barhee BC4 chromosome 1, palm_55x_up_171113_PBpolish2nd_filt_p, whole genome shotgun sequence DNA region contains:
- the LOC120110991 gene encoding uncharacterized protein LOC120110991, translating into MSIPQQEGVVSPQTGQEPGLGQVMQTIVGLMQMQQQVQQQLLQQQAQLLQTQPQQGRGEQCEHHSSIAEFKRLAPPAFQRTTEPLEADNWLTEMEKAFAVLRCWDDEKLLFASYMLQGEAFNWWQMLEHKFEHDGEPLTWDKFRKAFYDKYFPRSVRTQKEQEFIHLKQRGMTVAEYEAKFTELAKFVSKLVEDEQDRVHKFEMGLKTEIRKQVVPYELTTYAAVVNKALIIEREVNEAFAERERNQKKRNRPAEFKGGNKNFKNPAQKPNKDRNLKNKSGKCSRCGGNHEFANCPWVTGSCFHYGQKGHKIADCPQRNENKSTQAMEGSQRPKTQGRVFALTQQDVQASNAVVTGTIPVSDIYAYVLFDPGATHSFISSNFVKTHDILCESMTTKFYVETPIGGMLSTDVICKSCKIKIIARELPVNLIVLDMRDFDVILGMNWLATYHGSVDCYSKRVNFQIPGESAFSFCGNQETAFPHIISALQAGRMLRKGCTGYLASVIDIQQDELKIEDIPIVNEFSDVFSEELSGLPPDREIEFTIDLVPGSGPISKAPYRMAPAELKELKDQLQDLLDKGFIRPSVSPWGAPVLFVKKKYGSMRLCIDYTELNKVTIKNKYPLPRIDDLFDQLQGAHVFSKIDLRTGYHQLKIKAEDVPKTAFRTRYEHYEFLVMPFGLTNAPAAFMDLMNIIFKSFLDQFVVVFIDDILIYSKGKEEHVEHLRSVLQLLRREKLYAKFKKCEFWLNEISFLGHIISGDGISMDPAKVEAVVQWNRPTNVSEIRSFLGMAGYYRRFMEGFSSIAIPLTRLTQKGVKFEWTEDCGRGF; encoded by the coding sequence ATGAGTATCCCTCAGCAGGAGGGAGTCGTGAGCCCTCAAACAGGACAGGAACCGGGCTTAGGCCAGGTTATGCAGACCATAGTAGGCCTTATGCAAATGCAACAGCAGGTGCAACAGCAGTTGCTCCAACAACAAGCGCAGTTGCTCCAGACACAGCCACAGCAAGGACGAGGGGAACAGTGTGAACATCATAGCAGCATAGCTGAATTTAAGAGGCTGGCTCCTCCAGCTTTTCAGAGGACTACAGAACCTTTGGAAGCAGACAATTGGCTTACAGAGATGGAAAAAGCATTTGCTGTCTTAAGATGCTGGGACGATGAAAAACTTCTGTTTGCATCATACATGTTGCAGGGAGAAGCATTTAATTGGTGGCAGATGTTGGAGCATAAATTTGAGCATGATGGGGAACCTCTCACTTGGGATAAATTTCGAAAAGCATTCTATGATAAATATTTTCCTCGGAGTGTAAGGACACAGAAAGAACAAGAATTTATCCATTTGAAGCAAAGGGGCATGACAGTGGCCGAATATGAAGCCAAATTCACAGAACTAGCCAAATTTGTTTCGAAATTGGTAGAGGATGAGCAAGACCGAGTGCACAAGTTTGAGATGGGATTGAAGACTGAAATTAGGAAGCAAGTGGTACCCTATGAGTTGACTACCTATGCAGCTGTGGTCAATAAAGCTTTAATCATTGAAAGGGAAGTCAACGAAGCTTTTGCTGAAAGGGaaagaaaccaaaagaaaagaaacagaccTGCTGAATTTAAAGGGGGAAACAAGAATTTCAAGAATCCAGCTCAGAAGCCAAATAAAGATAGAAATCTCAAAAATAAGAGTGGGAAGTGTTCAAGATGTGGCGGTAATCATGAATTTGCAAATTGTCCCTGGGTTACAGGTTCTTGTTTTCATTACGGACAGAAAGGtcataaaattgcagactgcCCACAAAGAAACGAGAATAAATCTACGCAGGCAATGGAAGGAAGCCAAAGGCCAAAGACTCAAGGAAGGGTATTTGCACTTACACAGCAAGATGTACAAGCTTCTAATGCAGTGGTGACAGGTACTATTCCTGTATCTGATATTTATGCTTATGTCTTATTTGATCCTGGTGCCACACATTCATTTATATCCTCAAACTTTGTCAAAACACATGACATATTGTGTGAATCCATGACCACTAAGTTCTATGTGGAGACACCAATAGGCGGTATGTTGAGCACTGATGTTATATGCAAGTCatgtaaaattaaaataatagctAGGGAGTTACCCGTGAATCTGATTGTACTTGATATGCGGGATTTTGATGTCATTCTGGGGATGAATTGGCTTGCTACCTATCATGGCTCAGTAGACTGTTATAGCAAGAGGGTAAACTTCCAAATTCCGGGGGAATCGGCATTCAGTTTCTGTGGGAACCAGGAAACTGCTTTTCCTCATATTATCTCGGCTTTGCAAGCTGGACGAATGTTAAGGAAAGGATGCACAGGTTATCTGGCCTCAGTAATTGATATACAACAAGATGAACTAAAGATAGAGGATATTCCTATAGTGAATGAATTTTCGGACGTCTTTTCCGAGGAGTTATCAGGattgccaccggacagagaaattgAATTCACTATTGATCTTGTACCTGGTTCAGGTCCGATTTCTAAAGCTCCTTATCGAATGGCCCCAGCTGAATTAAAAGAATTGAAAGACCAGTTGCAAGATTTACTGGACAAGGGTTTTATACGACCTAGTGTGTCACCTTGGGGAGCTCCAGTGctctttgtgaaaaagaaatatGGAAGCATGAGACTCTGCATTGACTATACAGAATTGAATAAAGTCACTATAAAGAACAAGTACCCTTTGCCTCGAATAGATGATTTATTTGACCAGCTGCAAGGTGCAcatgttttctctaagattgatCTCCGCACAGGATATCATCAGCTAAAGATCAAAGCGGAAGATGTACCCAAGACTGCATTCAGAACTCGTTATGAACATTATGAATTCTTGGTGATGCCTTTTGGATTGACGAATGCCCCAGCAGCttttatggacttaatgaaCATAATATTTAAATCCTTTCTAGATCAATTTGTGGTGGTGTTCATTGAtgacattttaatttattcaaaaggGAAAGAAGAACATGTGGAACATTTACGAAGTGTACTTCAACTCTTAAGGAGGGAGAAGCTCTATGCTAAATTTAAGAAATGTGAGTTTTGGTTGAATGAGATATCGTTTTTGGGGCATATCATATCTGGAGATGGGATTTCTATGGATCCAGCAAAAGTGGAAGCTGTAGTGCAATGGAACAGGCCAACTAATGTTTCTGAGATTCGCAGCTTTCTAGGAATGGCAGGCTATTACAGACGATTTATGGAAGGGTTTTCCTCTATAGCTATACCTTTGACTCGCTTAACTCAAAAAGGGGTTAAGTTTGAATGGACTGAAGATTGTGGACGAGGCTTTTAG